The Onychomys torridus chromosome 4, mOncTor1.1, whole genome shotgun sequence genome includes a window with the following:
- the Ciz1 gene encoding cip1-interacting zinc finger protein isoform X1: MFNQQLQQQQQLQQLQQQQLQQQQQLLQLHQLLQQSPPQASLPMPVSRGLPQQPSQQQLLNLQGTHSASLLNGSVLQRALLLQQLQGLDQFAMPPATYDSAGLTMPTAALGNLRAYNMTAPSLAAPSLTPPQMVTPNLQQFFPQATRQSLLGPPPVGVPMNPSQFNHSGRNSQKQARTSSSSTPNCKDSFSQTVPLGDREDPTEGSEEASELQMDTPEDQDLLVCPDGMVSEIPVPEPFEASEPAAKRSKSSEESTEKGPAGQPQAKVQPQTQMRALKETQTPDRLPEPPGVQVLPHCQPQVLQIQAQVQPRLQKQTQTSPEHLAPRQNQVQPQVHSQPPWQVQPQETDPQKQAQTQTQTQTHPQVSAQAQPQEQLPGQRQEQTFEKTQDQPQTWPQGSAPQPEQASVLACATEPRPSSDAAEAGGGPEEALPEPVGAQSSEDTSQEASAVGLDVGECERRAGELLGMWGAGGSLKVTILQSSDSRAFNTTPLTSGPRPGDSTAAPALASTSSKQTLQFFCYICKTNCSSQQEFQDHMSEAQHQQRLGEMQHSRQTCLLSLLPMPRDILEREAEEPPPKRWCSTCQVYYVGDLIQHRRTQEHKIAKQSLRPFCTICNRYFKTPRKFVEHVKSQGHKDKAKELKTLEKEIASPEEDHFITVDAVGCFESDQDEDEDDEEEEEIEAEEEFCQQVRSRDPSLEEQKGSETYNPNTAYGVDFLVPVRGYVCRICHKFYDSDSGLQLSHCRSRAHFENLQKYKAAKKPSPASRPVSRKCAINARNALTALFTSNSGSGRPLSQPSPQDMARLPSKVKPGSPNPPPPLRRSTRLKT, encoded by the exons ATGTTCAACCAGCAActccagcagcagcaacagttgcagcagctgcagcagcagcagctccagcagcagcagcagttacTGCAGCTCCACCAGCTGCTGCAGCAGTCCCCACCACAGGCTTCCTTGCCCATGCCTGTCAGCCG GggcctcccccagcagccatcccAGCAACAGCTTCTGAATCTCCAGGGCACCCACTCGGCCTCCCTGCTCAATGGCTCCGTGCTGCAAAGAGCTTTGCTCCTGCAGCAGTTACAAG GACTGGACCAGTTTGCAATGCCACCAGCCACGTATGACAGTGCCGGCCTCACCATGCCCACGGCAGCATTGG GCAACCTCCGTGCTTACAACATGACAGCCCCGAGCCTAGCAGCACCCAGCCTTACACCCCCCCAGATGGTCACCCCAAATCTACAACAGTTCTTTCCCCAGGCCACGCGCCAGTCCCTGCTGGGTCCTCCTCCTGTTGGAGTCCCAATGAACCCTTCTCAGTTCAATCACTCAGGAAGGAACTCCCAGAAACAGGCAAGAACCTCTTCTTCCAGCACCCCCAATTGCAAG GATTCCTTTTCCCAGACAGTGCCTCTGGGAGACAGGGAGGACCCCACAGAGGGGTCTGAAGAAGCCTCGGAGCTCCAGATGGACACACCTGAAG ATCAAGATTTGCTCGTCTGTCCAGATGGCATGGTGAGTGAGATCCCAGTGCCTGAGCCCTTTGAGGCATCAGAACCAGCAGCCAAGAGGTCGAAAAG CTCAGAGGAGTCCACAGAGAAAGGGCCTGCAGGGCAGCCACAAGCAAAGGTCCAGCCTCAGACCCAGATGAGAGCGCTGAAGGAGACACAGACCCCAGATCGGCTGCCCGAACCACCAGGAGTCCAAGTCCTGCCGCATTGCCAGCCACAGGTTCTGCAGATCCAGGCCCAGGTGCAGCCAAGGCtgcagaaacagacacagacctCTCCAGAGCACTTAGCACCACGGCAGAATCAGGTACAACCACAGGTACAttcccagcccccatggcagGTGCAGCCACAGGAGACAGACCCACAGAAGCAAGctcagacccagacccagacccagacacATCCACAGGTATCCGCCCAAGCACAGCCACAGGAACAGCTtccaggacagaggcaggagcagaCATTTGAGAAGACCCAGGACCAGCCTCAGACTTGGCCACAGGGATCAGCACCCCAACCAGAGCAAGCGTCAGTCCTGGCCTGTGCCACAGAACCGCGGCCATCATCAGATGCTGCAGAAGCTGGGGGAG GCCCAGAGGAGGCCTTGCCAGAACCAGTAGGTGCCCAGAGCAGTGAAGACACGAGTCAGGAGGCATCAGCTGTTGGCCTGGATGTGGGAGAATGTGAAAGAAGAGCAGGGGAGCTGCTTGGG ATGTGGGGGGCTGGGGGCTCCCTGAAGGTCACCATCCTGCAGAGCAGCGACAGCCGGGCTTTCAACACCACACCCCTCACATCTGGACCTCGTCCTGGGGACTCCACTGCCGCCCCTGCCCTTGCCAGCACATCCTCCAAGCAGACCCTCCAGTTCTTCTGCTATATCTGTAAGACCAACTGCAGCAGCCAGCAG GAGTTCCAGGACCATATGTCAGAGGCTCAGCACCAACAGCGGCTTGGAGAAATGCAGCACTCGAGGCAGACCTGCCTGCTGTCCCTGCTGCCCATGCCTCGGGACAttctggagagagaggcaga AGAGCCTCCGCCAAAACGCTGGTGCAGCACCTGCCAGGTATACTACGTGGGAGACCTGATCCAACACCGCAGGACACAGGAACACAAG aTCGCCAAACAGTCCCTGAGGCCCTTCTGCACCATATGCAACCGTTACTTCAAGACCCCTCGGAAGTTTGTGGAGCATGTAAAGTCCCAGGGACACAAAGACAAGGCCAAGGAG CTGAAGACCCTTGAAAAGGAGATAGCCAGCCCAGAGGAGGACCACTTCATCACAGTGGATGCCGTTGGTTGCTTTGAGAGTGATCAAGATGAGGACGAGGATgacgaggaggaggaagagattgaGGCTGAGGAGGAATTCTGCCAGCAG GTGAGGTCAAGAGATCCATCTTTAGAGGAACAGAAGGGTTCAGAGACTTACAACCCCAACACAGCATATG GTGTGGACTTCTTGGTGCCTGTGAGGGGCTACGTCTGCCGCATCTGCCATAAGTTCTACGACAGTGACTCAGGATTGCAGCTCTCCCACTGCAGGTCCCGGGCCCACTTTGAGAACCTGCAG AAATACAAAGCAGCCAAGAAGCCCAGCCCAGCCAGCCGACCCGTGAGCCGCAAGTGTGCGATCAATGCCCGAAATGCCCTGACCGCACTGTTCACCTCTAACAGTGGCAGTGGCCGCCCGCTCAGCCAGCCAAGCCCCCAGGACATGGCGAGACTACCCAGCAAGGTGAAGCCGGGATCCCCcaacccccctcctccccttcggCGTTCAACTCGCCTCAAAACCTGA
- the Ciz1 gene encoding cip1-interacting zinc finger protein isoform X2 encodes MFNQQLQQQQQLQQLQQQQLQQQQQLLQLHQLLQQSPPQASLPMPVSRGLPQQPSQQQLLNLQGTHSASLLNGSVLQRALLLQQLQGLDQFAMPPATYDSAGLTMPTAALGNLRAYNMTAPSLAAPSLTPPQMVTPNLQQFFPQATRQSLLGPPPVGVPMNPSQFNHSGRNSQKQARTSSSSTPNCKTVPLGDREDPTEGSEEASELQMDTPEDQDLLVCPDGMVSEIPVPEPFEASEPAAKRSKSSEESTEKGPAGQPQAKVQPQTQMRALKETQTPDRLPEPPGVQVLPHCQPQVLQIQAQVQPRLQKQTQTSPEHLAPRQNQVQPQVHSQPPWQVQPQETDPQKQAQTQTQTQTHPQVSAQAQPQEQLPGQRQEQTFEKTQDQPQTWPQGSAPQPEQASVLACATEPRPSSDAAEAGGGPEEALPEPVGAQSSEDTSQEASAVGLDVGECERRAGELLGMWGAGGSLKVTILQSSDSRAFNTTPLTSGPRPGDSTAAPALASTSSKQTLQFFCYICKTNCSSQQEFQDHMSEAQHQQRLGEMQHSRQTCLLSLLPMPRDILEREAEEPPPKRWCSTCQVYYVGDLIQHRRTQEHKIAKQSLRPFCTICNRYFKTPRKFVEHVKSQGHKDKAKELKTLEKEIASPEEDHFITVDAVGCFESDQDEDEDDEEEEEIEAEEEFCQQVRSRDPSLEEQKGSETYNPNTAYGVDFLVPVRGYVCRICHKFYDSDSGLQLSHCRSRAHFENLQKYKAAKKPSPASRPVSRKCAINARNALTALFTSNSGSGRPLSQPSPQDMARLPSKVKPGSPNPPPPLRRSTRLKT; translated from the exons ATGTTCAACCAGCAActccagcagcagcaacagttgcagcagctgcagcagcagcagctccagcagcagcagcagttacTGCAGCTCCACCAGCTGCTGCAGCAGTCCCCACCACAGGCTTCCTTGCCCATGCCTGTCAGCCG GggcctcccccagcagccatcccAGCAACAGCTTCTGAATCTCCAGGGCACCCACTCGGCCTCCCTGCTCAATGGCTCCGTGCTGCAAAGAGCTTTGCTCCTGCAGCAGTTACAAG GACTGGACCAGTTTGCAATGCCACCAGCCACGTATGACAGTGCCGGCCTCACCATGCCCACGGCAGCATTGG GCAACCTCCGTGCTTACAACATGACAGCCCCGAGCCTAGCAGCACCCAGCCTTACACCCCCCCAGATGGTCACCCCAAATCTACAACAGTTCTTTCCCCAGGCCACGCGCCAGTCCCTGCTGGGTCCTCCTCCTGTTGGAGTCCCAATGAACCCTTCTCAGTTCAATCACTCAGGAAGGAACTCCCAGAAACAGGCAAGAACCTCTTCTTCCAGCACCCCCAATTGCAAG ACAGTGCCTCTGGGAGACAGGGAGGACCCCACAGAGGGGTCTGAAGAAGCCTCGGAGCTCCAGATGGACACACCTGAAG ATCAAGATTTGCTCGTCTGTCCAGATGGCATGGTGAGTGAGATCCCAGTGCCTGAGCCCTTTGAGGCATCAGAACCAGCAGCCAAGAGGTCGAAAAG CTCAGAGGAGTCCACAGAGAAAGGGCCTGCAGGGCAGCCACAAGCAAAGGTCCAGCCTCAGACCCAGATGAGAGCGCTGAAGGAGACACAGACCCCAGATCGGCTGCCCGAACCACCAGGAGTCCAAGTCCTGCCGCATTGCCAGCCACAGGTTCTGCAGATCCAGGCCCAGGTGCAGCCAAGGCtgcagaaacagacacagacctCTCCAGAGCACTTAGCACCACGGCAGAATCAGGTACAACCACAGGTACAttcccagcccccatggcagGTGCAGCCACAGGAGACAGACCCACAGAAGCAAGctcagacccagacccagacccagacacATCCACAGGTATCCGCCCAAGCACAGCCACAGGAACAGCTtccaggacagaggcaggagcagaCATTTGAGAAGACCCAGGACCAGCCTCAGACTTGGCCACAGGGATCAGCACCCCAACCAGAGCAAGCGTCAGTCCTGGCCTGTGCCACAGAACCGCGGCCATCATCAGATGCTGCAGAAGCTGGGGGAG GCCCAGAGGAGGCCTTGCCAGAACCAGTAGGTGCCCAGAGCAGTGAAGACACGAGTCAGGAGGCATCAGCTGTTGGCCTGGATGTGGGAGAATGTGAAAGAAGAGCAGGGGAGCTGCTTGGG ATGTGGGGGGCTGGGGGCTCCCTGAAGGTCACCATCCTGCAGAGCAGCGACAGCCGGGCTTTCAACACCACACCCCTCACATCTGGACCTCGTCCTGGGGACTCCACTGCCGCCCCTGCCCTTGCCAGCACATCCTCCAAGCAGACCCTCCAGTTCTTCTGCTATATCTGTAAGACCAACTGCAGCAGCCAGCAG GAGTTCCAGGACCATATGTCAGAGGCTCAGCACCAACAGCGGCTTGGAGAAATGCAGCACTCGAGGCAGACCTGCCTGCTGTCCCTGCTGCCCATGCCTCGGGACAttctggagagagaggcaga AGAGCCTCCGCCAAAACGCTGGTGCAGCACCTGCCAGGTATACTACGTGGGAGACCTGATCCAACACCGCAGGACACAGGAACACAAG aTCGCCAAACAGTCCCTGAGGCCCTTCTGCACCATATGCAACCGTTACTTCAAGACCCCTCGGAAGTTTGTGGAGCATGTAAAGTCCCAGGGACACAAAGACAAGGCCAAGGAG CTGAAGACCCTTGAAAAGGAGATAGCCAGCCCAGAGGAGGACCACTTCATCACAGTGGATGCCGTTGGTTGCTTTGAGAGTGATCAAGATGAGGACGAGGATgacgaggaggaggaagagattgaGGCTGAGGAGGAATTCTGCCAGCAG GTGAGGTCAAGAGATCCATCTTTAGAGGAACAGAAGGGTTCAGAGACTTACAACCCCAACACAGCATATG GTGTGGACTTCTTGGTGCCTGTGAGGGGCTACGTCTGCCGCATCTGCCATAAGTTCTACGACAGTGACTCAGGATTGCAGCTCTCCCACTGCAGGTCCCGGGCCCACTTTGAGAACCTGCAG AAATACAAAGCAGCCAAGAAGCCCAGCCCAGCCAGCCGACCCGTGAGCCGCAAGTGTGCGATCAATGCCCGAAATGCCCTGACCGCACTGTTCACCTCTAACAGTGGCAGTGGCCGCCCGCTCAGCCAGCCAAGCCCCCAGGACATGGCGAGACTACCCAGCAAGGTGAAGCCGGGATCCCCcaacccccctcctccccttcggCGTTCAACTCGCCTCAAAACCTGA
- the Ciz1 gene encoding cip1-interacting zinc finger protein isoform X3, whose translation MFNQQLQQQQQLQQLQQQQLQQQQQLLQLHQLLQQSPPQASLPMPVSRGLPQQPSQQQLLNLQGTHSASLLNGSVLQRALLLQQLQGLDQFAMPPATYDSAGLTMPTAALGNLRAYNMTAPSLAAPSLTPPQMVTPNLQQFFPQATRQSLLGPPPVGVPMNPSQFNHSGRNSQKQARTSSSSTPNCKDSFSQTVPLGDREDPTEGSEEASELQMDTPEDQDLLVCPDGMVSEIPVPEPFEASEPAAKRSKSSEESTEKGPAGQPQAKVQPQTQMRALKETQTPDRLPEPPGVQVLPHCQPQVLQIQAQVQPRLQKQTQTSPEHLAPRQNQVQPQVHSQPPWQVQPQETDPQKQAQTQTQTQTHPQVSAQAQPQEQLPGQRQEQTFEKTQDQPQTWPQGSAPQPEQASVLACATEPRPSSDAAEAGGGPEEALPEPVGAQSSEDTSQEASAVGLDVGECERRAGELLGMWGAGGSLKVTILQSSDSRAFNTTPLTSGPRPGDSTAAPALASTSSKQTLQFFCYICKTNCSSQQEFQDHMSEAQHQQRLGEMQHSRQTCLLSLLPMPRDILEREAEEPPPKRWCSTCQVYYVGDLIQHRRTQEHKIAKQSLRPFCTICNRYFKTPRKFVEHVKSQGHKDKAKELKTLEKEIASPEEDHFITVDAVGCFESDQDEDEDDEEEEEIEAEEEFCQQVRSRDPSLEEQKGSETYNPNTAYGVDFLVPVRGYVCRICHKFYDSDSGLQLSHCRSRAHFENLQKYKAAKKPSPASRPVSRKCAINARNALTALFTSNSGSGRPLSQPSPQDMARLPSKCPRRHK comes from the exons ATGTTCAACCAGCAActccagcagcagcaacagttgcagcagctgcagcagcagcagctccagcagcagcagcagttacTGCAGCTCCACCAGCTGCTGCAGCAGTCCCCACCACAGGCTTCCTTGCCCATGCCTGTCAGCCG GggcctcccccagcagccatcccAGCAACAGCTTCTGAATCTCCAGGGCACCCACTCGGCCTCCCTGCTCAATGGCTCCGTGCTGCAAAGAGCTTTGCTCCTGCAGCAGTTACAAG GACTGGACCAGTTTGCAATGCCACCAGCCACGTATGACAGTGCCGGCCTCACCATGCCCACGGCAGCATTGG GCAACCTCCGTGCTTACAACATGACAGCCCCGAGCCTAGCAGCACCCAGCCTTACACCCCCCCAGATGGTCACCCCAAATCTACAACAGTTCTTTCCCCAGGCCACGCGCCAGTCCCTGCTGGGTCCTCCTCCTGTTGGAGTCCCAATGAACCCTTCTCAGTTCAATCACTCAGGAAGGAACTCCCAGAAACAGGCAAGAACCTCTTCTTCCAGCACCCCCAATTGCAAG GATTCCTTTTCCCAGACAGTGCCTCTGGGAGACAGGGAGGACCCCACAGAGGGGTCTGAAGAAGCCTCGGAGCTCCAGATGGACACACCTGAAG ATCAAGATTTGCTCGTCTGTCCAGATGGCATGGTGAGTGAGATCCCAGTGCCTGAGCCCTTTGAGGCATCAGAACCAGCAGCCAAGAGGTCGAAAAG CTCAGAGGAGTCCACAGAGAAAGGGCCTGCAGGGCAGCCACAAGCAAAGGTCCAGCCTCAGACCCAGATGAGAGCGCTGAAGGAGACACAGACCCCAGATCGGCTGCCCGAACCACCAGGAGTCCAAGTCCTGCCGCATTGCCAGCCACAGGTTCTGCAGATCCAGGCCCAGGTGCAGCCAAGGCtgcagaaacagacacagacctCTCCAGAGCACTTAGCACCACGGCAGAATCAGGTACAACCACAGGTACAttcccagcccccatggcagGTGCAGCCACAGGAGACAGACCCACAGAAGCAAGctcagacccagacccagacccagacacATCCACAGGTATCCGCCCAAGCACAGCCACAGGAACAGCTtccaggacagaggcaggagcagaCATTTGAGAAGACCCAGGACCAGCCTCAGACTTGGCCACAGGGATCAGCACCCCAACCAGAGCAAGCGTCAGTCCTGGCCTGTGCCACAGAACCGCGGCCATCATCAGATGCTGCAGAAGCTGGGGGAG GCCCAGAGGAGGCCTTGCCAGAACCAGTAGGTGCCCAGAGCAGTGAAGACACGAGTCAGGAGGCATCAGCTGTTGGCCTGGATGTGGGAGAATGTGAAAGAAGAGCAGGGGAGCTGCTTGGG ATGTGGGGGGCTGGGGGCTCCCTGAAGGTCACCATCCTGCAGAGCAGCGACAGCCGGGCTTTCAACACCACACCCCTCACATCTGGACCTCGTCCTGGGGACTCCACTGCCGCCCCTGCCCTTGCCAGCACATCCTCCAAGCAGACCCTCCAGTTCTTCTGCTATATCTGTAAGACCAACTGCAGCAGCCAGCAG GAGTTCCAGGACCATATGTCAGAGGCTCAGCACCAACAGCGGCTTGGAGAAATGCAGCACTCGAGGCAGACCTGCCTGCTGTCCCTGCTGCCCATGCCTCGGGACAttctggagagagaggcaga AGAGCCTCCGCCAAAACGCTGGTGCAGCACCTGCCAGGTATACTACGTGGGAGACCTGATCCAACACCGCAGGACACAGGAACACAAG aTCGCCAAACAGTCCCTGAGGCCCTTCTGCACCATATGCAACCGTTACTTCAAGACCCCTCGGAAGTTTGTGGAGCATGTAAAGTCCCAGGGACACAAAGACAAGGCCAAGGAG CTGAAGACCCTTGAAAAGGAGATAGCCAGCCCAGAGGAGGACCACTTCATCACAGTGGATGCCGTTGGTTGCTTTGAGAGTGATCAAGATGAGGACGAGGATgacgaggaggaggaagagattgaGGCTGAGGAGGAATTCTGCCAGCAG GTGAGGTCAAGAGATCCATCTTTAGAGGAACAGAAGGGTTCAGAGACTTACAACCCCAACACAGCATATG GTGTGGACTTCTTGGTGCCTGTGAGGGGCTACGTCTGCCGCATCTGCCATAAGTTCTACGACAGTGACTCAGGATTGCAGCTCTCCCACTGCAGGTCCCGGGCCCACTTTGAGAACCTGCAG AAATACAAAGCAGCCAAGAAGCCCAGCCCAGCCAGCCGACCCGTGAGCCGCAAGTGTGCGATCAATGCCCGAAATGCCCTGACCGCACTGTTCACCTCTAACAGTGGCAGTGGCCGCCCGCTCAGCCAGCCAAGCCCCCAGGACATGGCGAGACTACCCAGCAAG